The following proteins are encoded in a genomic region of Hirundo rustica isolate bHirRus1 chromosome 15, bHirRus1.pri.v3, whole genome shotgun sequence:
- the OTOA gene encoding otoancorin, which produces MSCSVCVANMREQRNLSIFLFLKTPEEMSRLLKMCFLLISMNHAEITRSQNSEDLPPLLHKAVEEVIAGRYLNALLDILYFQSSNVWTADLLTKAMAYFHAQEVMFTLSSLQMSIKSYLKNLLYQPRQLLSELQQLDQQQFQTAMKYLFNSKKEHLEMGNIILDWSKTRERIFQSPGVNRTLFLVTLDKCFLALSALDCVDILSQVLRVSAVNYLQPDVVGSLPNLLLEDAFRNLSSLFKDLYDRTSASTQRALYGWMKQILQKSYNMSEFNESTSWVSAESLWILGRFMVHLPLEEILKINLNEIRLFINYDNATKQLDTVYDITPELAQALLERINSSGFDMRNSSTIYRLGLLVCFYDDLEQMDAAVARALLHQMIKCNQLRGFQAEVHELKSQLLNIAMQNQTLNETLGSLSDAVVGLTSSQLESLSPEAVHNAVATLNQVSGWAKSQVMILSSKYLSYEKVLSFYNVSQMGALVTGIGTRSLHSIEPRELAQIIRGTTSQYLSDLSPAQQQGILRKIAASGDFSSSVKDIQGAFFKEVSLSGLWKQTGFNSSMLKEKELRSSQALYLYELLSKENHPVDLLSTGQLVKGVTCQLLESMDTDIFLDNFKLFEMNLHLLSPYQVNCLAWKFWKVSNTSIPPFLLLALPSEYLEYVTGPLCVPFLERLGKTGMDLLNPSHHKRDAVLQKVQECLNSSIADEYDVDLLGNLICHLPPAFLHGRMSLKAMAAALPQFKLCQQLSHEQTTEIKYQLLQLYGSSNNWTAETTLDVGPFIALLSKEELNVLAKKFPDIILQIAKTIGPVSSAEELLSAVFESVSGGTGSIPLSLSRADCLKTRAPSSNELIKLGEANVFWSVQELKCMDPGTFDKNVELLGAVSGFNSSQLTALKEKAKQVWGLLPDWRSYQIISLGRIALALTGQEITELDLRSIDTVSVLSQQTEWTPAQARAILQGFLDDSGQTISTLKSFDLVGLGAVLCALNSTEITSIRTAEFSAAIARIGLLFCSTPVLRQFKKMTESVFGAATSWNGSVLQEIGTIAGGLNEDELKAFDKSLMPYFQPSAVRRIPPEIFQALSPEQIANLGPENAAMVTGLQREALDAAQLQSLGLALDGARPSSPGTQSTAGSPQEGQTPALSGAPCLSSFGIWLCAVFTLHLPC; this is translated from the exons ATGTCATGCAGTGTTTGTGTTGCAAATatgagagagcagagaaaccTCAG TatctttttattcttaaaaacaCCAGAAGAAATGTCCAGGCTTTTGAAGATGTGTTTCTTGTTGATATCAATGAATCATGCTGAGATTACTCGCAGTCAGAACTCTGAAG ATTTGCCTCCATTGTTACACAAAGCTGTG GAGGAAGTAATAGCTGGGAGATATCTGAATG CCCTCCTAGAtatactttattttcaaag CTCTAATGTCTGGACAGCAGATCTGCTCACAAAAGCCATGGCATATTTTCATGCCCAGGAAGTAATGTTTACTCTTAGCAGCCTCCAG ATGTCCATAAAAAGTTACCTGAAGAACCTTTTATACCAGCCCAGGCAACTCCTGTCTGAATTGCAACAGCTTGATCAGCAGCAGTTCCAAACTGCAATGAAGTACCTCTTCAACAGCAAAAAGGAGCATCTT GAAATGGGAAACATTATTCTTGACTGGAGCAAAACTAGAGAGAGAATTTTTCAAAGCCCAGGAGTAAACAGGACTTTGTTCCTTGTAACACTGGATAAATGTTTCCTGGCTCTGAGTGCCCTGGACTGTGTGGACATCCTGAGCCAGGTTCTGCGTGTGTCAGCAGTGAACTATCTCCAGCCTGATGTTGTTGGGAGTCTCCCAAACCTTCTGCTGGAGGATGCTTTCAGAAACCT ATCATCATTATTCAAGGACCTCTATGACAGAACCTCAGCAAGCACTCAGAGAGCTCTCTATGGCTGGATGAAGCAGATTCTGCAGAAATCTTACAACATGAGTG AGTTCAATGAATCAACTTCTTGGGTCAGTGCAGAAAGCTTATGGATTTTGGGAAGATTCATGGTCCATCTCCCATtagaagaaattctgaaaattaatcTCAATGAA ATCAGACTGTTCATCAACTACGACAACGCAACAAAGCAGTTGGACACGGTGTATGATATCACACCAGAGCTTGCACAGGCCCTCCTGGAAAGGATTAACTCGTCAGGATTTGATATGAGGAACTCTTCAACTATCTACAG gctgggtttgttggtttgcttTTATGATGACCTGGAACAGATGGATGCAGCTGTGGCCCGGGCTCTACTTCATCAAATGATTAAATGCAATCAGCTGAGAGGTTTCCAGGCCGAGGTTCATGAG CTCAAATCTCAACTCCTGAACATTGCCATGCAAAACCAGACATTGAATGAAACCCTTGGATCTCTGTCAGATGCTGTGGTTGGACTAACTTCAAGTCAGCTGGAATCTCTGTCACCTGAAGCAGTGCATAATGCTGTTGCAACATTAAACCAAGTCTCTGGGTGGGCAAAGAGCCAAGTTATGATTTTATCCAGTAAATATCTCTCTTATGAAAAG GTTTTATCATTTTATAACGTGAGCCAAATGGGCGCCTTGGTGACAGGAATTGGCACCCGGTCACTCCACAGCATCGAGCCCAGGGAGCTGGCTCAGATTATCCGCGGCACAACGTCCCAGTACTTGTCTGATTTATCTCCTGCACAGCAACAGGGCATCCTCAGGAAG ATAGCTGCATCTGGAGATTTTTCTTCATCAGTCAAAGATATACAAGGAGCTTTCTTTAAAGAAGTCTCTCTTTCTGGTTTATGGAAGCAAACTGGATTTAATTCTTcaatgctgaaagaaaaagaactaaGAAGCAGCCAG GCTTTGTATCTGTATGAATTACTGTCCAAGGAAAACCACCCTGTTGACCTTCTAAG CACAGGACAGCTTGTGAAAGGAGTAACTTGTCAACTTCTTGAAAGTATGGACACAGACATATTTTTAGACAATTTTAAACTCTTTGAAATGAATCTTCATCTGCTTTCTCCATATCAG gTTAATTGTTTGGCTTGGAAATTTTGGAAAGTCTCCAACACATCcattcctcctttcctcttaCTGGCACTTCC TTCTGAGTACCTGGAGTATGTTACAGGCCCTTTGTGTGTCCCTTTCCTTGAACGTCTGGGGAAGACTGGGATGGACCTTTTGAACCCAAGCCATCACAAAAGGGATGCTGTCCTGCAAAAAGTACAGGAGTGCTTG AACAGCTCCATTGCTGATGAATATGATGTTGACCTCCTTGGAAATCTAATCTGCCACTTACCTCCAGCCTTCCTACATGGCAGAATGTCCCTGAAGGCAATGGCAGCAGCCCTACCTCAGTTCAAACTTTGCCAACAGCTCAGCCATGAGCAGACCACTGAAATTAAATACCAACTCCTTCAGTTATATGG CTCCTCAAACAACTGGACAGCAGAAACAACATTAGATGTTGGACCATTCATAGCTCTGCTGTCAAAAGAGGAATTAAATGTCCTTGCTAAAAAG tTCCCAGATATCATTTTACAAATAGCAAAGACAATTGGACCGGTTTCTTCAGCTGAAGAGCTTCTGTCAGCTGTGTTCGAGTCAGTCTCCGGTGGCACTGGCAGCATCCCCCTGtctctcagcagagctg ATTGTCTGAAAACCAGAGCTCCTTCTTcaaatgaattaattaaattagGAGAAGCAAATGTCTTTTGGTCAGTTCAGGAATTGAAATGCATGGACCCAGGGACTTTTGACAAAAATGTGGAACTTCTTGGGGCAGTCTCAGGTTTTAATAGCTCCCAGCTGACTGCCTTGAAGGAAAAAGCCAAGCAG GTTTGGGGGTTGCTGCCAGACTGGAGGAGTTACCAAATCATCTCCCTGGGCCGCATTGCTCTGGCACTCACTGGACAGGAAATCACAGAGCTGGACCTGCGCTCCATCGACACCGTTTCTGTTCTTAGTCAGCAAACAGAGTGGACTCCTGCCCAG GCAAGAGCTATTCTGCAAGGTTTTCTAGACGACTCTGGCCAGACCATCAGCACACTAAAAAGTTTTGATTTAGTTGGATTAGGAGCTGTTCTCTGTGCTTTGAACTCCACAGAAATCACATCCATAAGGACTGCTGAATTTAG TGCTGCAATTGCAAGAATTGGCCTGTTGTTTTGTAGCACCCCTGTTCTGAGGCAGTTTAAGAAGATGACAGAATCTGTGTTTGGTGCTGCTACCAGCTGGAATGGCTCTGTTTTACAGGAAATTGGCACTATAGCAG GTGGTTTGAATGAGGATGAATTAAAAGCTTTTGATAAAAGCTTGATGCCatatttccagccatcagcagtAAGACGTATACCTCCTGAAATTTTCCAA GCTTTGTCCCCAGAACAAATAGCAAACCTGGGCCCTGAGAATGCGGCCATGGTTACAGGATTGCAGCGGGaggctctggatgcagcccagctccagagcctggggctggcactggatgGAGCCAGgcccagcagcccagggacacAGAGCACTGCAGGATCTCCCCAGGAGGGGCAAACCCCGGCTCTGAGCG GTGCTCCTTGTTTGAGCAGCTTTGGCATctggctgtgtgctgtgtttACACTGCACCTGCCTTGCTGA